The Ziziphus jujuba cultivar Dongzao chromosome 7, ASM3175591v1 genome includes a region encoding these proteins:
- the LOC107425156 gene encoding LOW QUALITY PROTEIN: eugenol synthase 1 (The sequence of the model RefSeq protein was modified relative to this genomic sequence to represent the inferred CDS: substituted 1 base at 1 genomic stop codon) yields the protein MEAAGEGKSKILIIGGTGYIGKHMVKASTSLGHPTYVYSRHMNPHTAPSKTDLLHQFQAMEVAIIHGXLGEHEKLVRLIVQVDVVISTLAYPQVLEQLKIVDAIKVAGNIKRFLPSDFECEEDKVDPVPPFQLFLDKNRKIRRATEEAGIPYTFVSANCFGSYFVNYLLHPHEPREDLNIFGSGKANAVLNYEEDIAIYTIKVANDPRTCNRSVTYRPPKNIISQLELISLWEKKTGWNFRRNHIPEEEIVKLSQTFPYPQNIQISILHSIFVKGDLMNFEVGDGIVEATDIYPDIKYTSIHKLLDIFLVDPPKPVTAAF from the exons ATGGAGGCCGCGGGAGAAGGAAAAAGCAAGATTCTCATAATTGGGGGAACAGGATATATTGGGAAACATATGGTGAAGGCAAGCACCTCTTTGGGTCATCCAACATATGTTTATTCAAGGCATATGAACCCACATACCGCTCCTTCTAAGACAGACTTGCTCCACCAGTTTCAGGCTATGGAAGTTGCAATTATccat GGATAGTTGGGGGAGCATGAGAAGCTGGTGCGGTTGATTGTGCAAGTAGATGTGGTAATTTCTACATTGGCTTACCCTCAGGTCCTTGAACAACTTAAGATTGTTGATGCTATCAAAGTTGCCGGTAATATAAAG AGGTTCCTCCCGTCAGATTTCGAATGTGAGGAGGATAAGGTGGATCCTGTGCCCCCTTTTCAACTTTTTCTTGATAAAAATCGAAAAATCAGACGCGCTACGGAGGAAGCTGGGATTCCTTACACTTTCGTTTCTGCAAATTGCTTTGGTTCCTACTTTGTGAATTACTTACTTCATCCGCATGAACCTCGAGAAGATTTAAACATTTTTGGAAGTGGAAAAGCTAATG ctgTCTTAAACTATGAAGAAGATATTGCTATTTACACCATCAAAGTAGCAAACGACCCAAGAACATGCAATCGTAGTGTTACCTACAGGCCTCCGAAAAACATCATATCACAACTGGAATTGATTTCATTGTGGGAGAAAAAGACCGGTTGGAATTTTAGAAGGAATCATATCCCAGAAGAAGAAATTGTCAAGCTCTCTCAAA CATTTCCGTATCCTCAGAATATACAGATCTCCATTCTTCATAGTATATTTGTTAAGGGTGACTTGATGAATTTTGAAGTAGGGGACGGTATTGTTGAAGCTACAGACATATATCCAGATATTAAATACACTTCAATTCACAAACTTCTGGATATTTTTCTAGTCGACCCACCAAAACCGGTGACTGCTGCATTTTGA